In Harmonia axyridis chromosome 6, icHarAxyr1.1, whole genome shotgun sequence, a single window of DNA contains:
- the LOC123682441 gene encoding pickpocket protein 28-like isoform X1 → MEKVEKIEIRQDGDEEVTVEETTRCKGVKIYLKEYCQNSSIQGLNYVVADGISIFERLWWILVLASCIGGCIYMISEIYNKWAESPVLVSLATRDTPITEIPFPAITVCPEAKLKGSCFNYTRTLEAVKAGKNISNVEQTQFDYMSLLCKAENHKITPAKPDTFDKKFYEFLYECRSVDLTMSYCKWMNTPIPCTSLFKPLMTDEGICYSFNSFDIKDIHTDRVPRNYFDEDDKIVTWDPDDGYPKGSNTSTKEYPRRALLPGALNSLTAVFFTKADDILYNCRDFVYQGLKVSLHMPSRIPRPSQVYFNVGLDRITSGVVLPTLMSTAKNVESTPPEVRNCYFSKERKLAYYKVYSQNNCNMECSANYTRAVCGCVAYYMPRESNTPICGPKKMKCLERSLSALTKPTTDIEIKAAAEKAKCFCIPICVDLSYNVEISSGPFEKPDQLNTGKTMDQLKGYHASAVSVYFKNPFFLPNQRNELYGPTDFISNFGGILGLFTGFSLFSIAELIYFSSIRLVENRRKYGRWGGPKKD, encoded by the exons ATGGAGAAAGTGGAGAAGATAGAAATAAGGCAAGACGGTGATGAGGAGGTGACTGTCGAAGAAACAACAAGATGCAAAGGTGTCAAGATATATCTGAAGGAATACTGTCAGAATTCCAGTATTCAAGGATTGAATTATGTGGTAGCAGatggaatttcaatatttgagag ATTATGGTGGATTTTAGTTCTGGCAAGCTGCATCGGTGGATGTATTTATATGATATCAGAGATTTATAACAAATGGGCAGAGAGTCCAGTTCTGGTTTCGCTGGCGACCAGAGATACGCCTATTACAGAGATTCCTTTCCCTGCAATAACTGTTTGTCCTGAAGCCAAACTGAAAGGAAGCTGTTTCAATTACACCAGAACATTGGAAGCTGTTAAAGCAggaaagaatatttcaaatgttga ACAAACACAATTTGACTACATGTCACTACTATGTAAAGCAGAAAACCACAAAATAACTCCTGCCAAACCTGATACATTTGACAAgaagttttatgaatttttgtatgag TGCAGATCTGTAGATTTGACTATGAGCTATTGCAAATGGATGAACACACCAATTCCATGCACATCATTGTTCAAACCGTTAATGACGGATGAAGGAATTTGTTACAGCTTCAATAGTTTTGATATAAAAGATATACACACCGACAGAGT tcCTCGAAATTATTTCGATGAAGACGATAAGATTGTTACTTGGGACCCTGATGATGGCTACCCAAAAGGGTCGAATACTTCTACTAAAGAATATCCTAGAAGAGCTCTTTTACCAGGAGCTCTCAACTCACTCACTGCTGTTTTCTTCACCAAAGCTGACGATATTCTTTATAATTGCAGGGATTTTGTTTACCAAGGCCTGAAG GTATCGCTACATATGCCTTCAAGGATTCCAAGACCTAGTCAAGTTTACTTCAACGTTGGACTGGATAGAATCACATCTGGAGTGGTACTACCAACACTTATGTCGACAGCGAAAAATGTGGAAAGCACTCCTCCAGAAGTCCGTAACTGTTACTTCTCCAAGGAAAggaaattggcgtattacaaaGTCTATTCACAGAATAACTGCAACATGGAATGTTCAGCAAATTATACTAGAGCTGTTTGTGGATGCGTAGCTTATTATATGCCAA GAGAATCTAACACTCCTATTTGCGGACCTAAAAAGATGAAATGCTTGGAGCGATCATTAT CTGCTTTGACAAAACCTACAACAGACATCGAGATAAAAGCAGCCGCTGAAAAAGCGAAATGTTTCTGCATTCCTATCTGCGTTGATCTTAGCTATAACGTTGAAATTTCTAGCGGTCCTTTTGAAAAGCCAGATCAACTAAATACAGGAAAAACGATGGACCAATTGAAAGG ATACCATGCATCTGCAGTTTCAGTTTACTTCAAAAATCCATTCTTTCTACCTAACCAAAGGAATGAACTGTACGGACCTACCGATTTCATATCTAACTTCGGCGGTATCTTAGGACTCTTTACTGGATTTTCTCTTTTCTCCATAGCAGAGTTGATCTATTTCTCATCGATCAGATTGGTTGAGAATCGAAGAAAATACGGTCGTTGGGGTGGACCGAAAAAAGATTGA
- the LOC123682441 gene encoding pickpocket protein 28-like isoform X2, translating into MEKVEKIEIRQDGDEEVTVEETTRCKGVKIYLKEYCQNSSIQGLNYVVADGISIFERLWWILVLASCIGGCIYMISEIYNKWAESPVLVSLATRDTPITEIPFPAITVCPEAKLKGSCFNYTRTLEAVKAGKNISNVEQTQFDYMSLLCKAENHKITPAKPDTFDKKFYEFLYECRSVDLTMSYCKWMNTPIPCTSLFKPLMTDEGICYSFNSFDIKDIHTDRVPRNYFDEDDKIVTWDPDDGYPKGSNTSTKEYPRRALLPGALNSLTAVFFTKADDILYNCRDFVYQGLKVSLHMPSRIPRPSQVYFNVGLDRITSGVVLPTLMSTAKNVESTPPEVRNCYFSKERKLAYYKVYSQNNCNMECSANYTRAVCGCVAYYMPRESNTPICGPKKMKCLERSLSALTKPTTDIEIKAAAEKAKCFCIPICVDLSYNVEISSGPFEKPDQLNTGKTMDQLKGYHIHIFRIFFKNPYFWPYVRQRFYGPLKFFSQSASLMSLFIGFSLVSVGEITYFLIIKILKNFKS; encoded by the exons ATGGAGAAAGTGGAGAAGATAGAAATAAGGCAAGACGGTGATGAGGAGGTGACTGTCGAAGAAACAACAAGATGCAAAGGTGTCAAGATATATCTGAAGGAATACTGTCAGAATTCCAGTATTCAAGGATTGAATTATGTGGTAGCAGatggaatttcaatatttgagag ATTATGGTGGATTTTAGTTCTGGCAAGCTGCATCGGTGGATGTATTTATATGATATCAGAGATTTATAACAAATGGGCAGAGAGTCCAGTTCTGGTTTCGCTGGCGACCAGAGATACGCCTATTACAGAGATTCCTTTCCCTGCAATAACTGTTTGTCCTGAAGCCAAACTGAAAGGAAGCTGTTTCAATTACACCAGAACATTGGAAGCTGTTAAAGCAggaaagaatatttcaaatgttga ACAAACACAATTTGACTACATGTCACTACTATGTAAAGCAGAAAACCACAAAATAACTCCTGCCAAACCTGATACATTTGACAAgaagttttatgaatttttgtatgag TGCAGATCTGTAGATTTGACTATGAGCTATTGCAAATGGATGAACACACCAATTCCATGCACATCATTGTTCAAACCGTTAATGACGGATGAAGGAATTTGTTACAGCTTCAATAGTTTTGATATAAAAGATATACACACCGACAGAGT tcCTCGAAATTATTTCGATGAAGACGATAAGATTGTTACTTGGGACCCTGATGATGGCTACCCAAAAGGGTCGAATACTTCTACTAAAGAATATCCTAGAAGAGCTCTTTTACCAGGAGCTCTCAACTCACTCACTGCTGTTTTCTTCACCAAAGCTGACGATATTCTTTATAATTGCAGGGATTTTGTTTACCAAGGCCTGAAG GTATCGCTACATATGCCTTCAAGGATTCCAAGACCTAGTCAAGTTTACTTCAACGTTGGACTGGATAGAATCACATCTGGAGTGGTACTACCAACACTTATGTCGACAGCGAAAAATGTGGAAAGCACTCCTCCAGAAGTCCGTAACTGTTACTTCTCCAAGGAAAggaaattggcgtattacaaaGTCTATTCACAGAATAACTGCAACATGGAATGTTCAGCAAATTATACTAGAGCTGTTTGTGGATGCGTAGCTTATTATATGCCAA GAGAATCTAACACTCCTATTTGCGGACCTAAAAAGATGAAATGCTTGGAGCGATCATTAT CTGCTTTGACAAAACCTACAACAGACATCGAGATAAAAGCAGCCGCTGAAAAAGCGAAATGTTTCTGCATTCCTATCTGCGTTGATCTTAGCTATAACGTTGAAATTTCTAGCGGTCCTTTTGAAAAGCCAGATCAACTAAATACAGGAAAAACGATGGACCAATTGAAAGG GTACCACATACACATCTTCAGAATCTTTTTCAAGAATCCATATTTCTGGCCTTATGTGAGACAAAGATTTTATGGacctcttaaatttttttcacaatcagCATCACTGATGTCTTTGTTCATAGGTTTTTCCCTTGTATCTGTGGGAGAAATAACTTATTTCCTCATTATCAAGATTCTCAAGAATTTCAAAAGttga